A part of Prolixibacteraceae bacterium genomic DNA contains:
- the bamE gene encoding outer membrane protein assembly factor BamE, whose translation MKIIKWLILIMLASYFGYYIYQNRDIEYNKKLWISGGLEIRERMIDDIIEHKLKKGMTSREVMELLGEGHSSKLEIWYYIMEDFGWDIDPVETKILSISFSPDSVVTSYQINHWKK comes from the coding sequence ATGAAAATAATAAAATGGTTAATTTTAATTATGTTGGCATCCTATTTCGGATATTACATATATCAGAATAGAGATATCGAGTACAATAAAAAACTGTGGATAAGTGGTGGACTTGAGATTCGGGAAAGAATGATTGATGATATCATAGAACACAAATTAAAGAAAGGGATGACTTCTAGAGAAGTCATGGAACTACTAGGTGAAGGGCACTCTTCGAAGTTAGAAATATGGTATTACATAATGGAAGATTTTGGTTGGGATATTGATCCTGTCGAAACTAAAATCTTATCCATAAGCTTCTCTCCAGACTCGGTTGTCACCAGCTATCAGATCAATCATTGGAAAAAATAA
- a CDS encoding DUF1800 domain-containing protein codes for MDANNLWSLRLGFSTAEADKISDLGFSKYLKRSLRDHREVREPKFITRSPKTRSELKIYRKSKTKNELNKELTNIGMQWRSWLVQQCYESKNPFQEKLNLFWQNHFVVTSQKVKMPYWIYQHYQTINDYSLGNYKDLVTQVVRTNAMIKYLDNNKNVRGKLNENLARELLELFTLGEGHYTEEDIKNTAKALAGLNHANGRAQYRKRQEDNSPKTIFGATGNFKLDEVIDLIFKQPNTPYFITEKILKWFIYDTPPKELVQEYGDILKQNNFELQPFFETLFTKEYTKQTAGSQIKNPLTFTIQLLKDVEINKPNYTFIALFLSTQSMDLYNQLNVKGWGGGKDWLTSQIFLNRQQFVDFVLYGNKSPLAKRLVNRVQKLEGTRVVFHPQLEFKKYAKAQSIIADVTNKMVFEVDENMQLELNNILLYDFDAQASNANQSVLNVYRYLARSAEFQII; via the coding sequence ATGGATGCAAACAACTTATGGTCACTTCGTTTGGGATTTTCTACAGCTGAAGCCGATAAGATCTCAGATTTAGGCTTCTCAAAATACTTAAAGAGATCTCTAAGAGATCATCGAGAGGTACGAGAACCGAAGTTTATAACGCGAAGCCCTAAAACACGCTCTGAACTTAAAATATACAGAAAAAGTAAGACAAAGAATGAATTGAATAAGGAGTTAACAAACATCGGGATGCAGTGGCGTTCGTGGCTTGTGCAGCAGTGTTACGAAAGCAAGAATCCCTTTCAGGAAAAGCTAAATCTATTTTGGCAAAACCATTTTGTTGTTACTTCTCAAAAGGTCAAAATGCCTTATTGGATCTATCAACACTACCAAACCATTAATGATTATTCCTTGGGCAACTACAAAGACCTTGTGACACAAGTGGTGCGTACCAATGCGATGATTAAATACCTCGATAACAACAAGAATGTACGAGGTAAGTTGAATGAGAATCTAGCGCGTGAACTACTTGAGTTATTCACTTTGGGCGAGGGACATTACACCGAGGAGGACATCAAGAATACAGCCAAAGCATTAGCAGGCCTGAATCATGCTAACGGTAGGGCGCAATACAGAAAACGTCAAGAAGACAACTCCCCTAAAACGATCTTTGGAGCCACAGGAAACTTCAAGTTAGATGAGGTCATTGATTTGATCTTTAAACAACCCAATACCCCCTATTTTATCACAGAGAAGATCTTAAAGTGGTTTATTTACGATACACCACCCAAAGAATTGGTTCAAGAATATGGGGATATACTCAAACAAAACAACTTTGAATTACAACCTTTTTTTGAAACCCTATTTACCAAAGAGTATACCAAGCAAACGGCCGGATCGCAGATAAAAAACCCACTGACTTTTACTATTCAACTACTAAAAGACGTGGAGATAAATAAACCCAATTACACTTTTATCGCTTTGTTCTTAAGTACACAAAGTATGGATCTCTATAACCAACTCAATGTTAAAGGATGGGGAGGTGGTAAAGATTGGCTTACATCACAGATATTTTTAAACCGACAACAATTTGTAGATTTTGTTCTGTATGGAAACAAGTCACCATTGGCAAAAAGGCTTGTAAATAGAGTCCAAAAATTAGAAGGAACACGCGTTGTATTTCACCCTCAGTTGGAGTTTAAAAAGTATGCGAAGGCCCAGTCCATTATAGCCGATGTGACCAACAAGATGGTGTTCGAAGTGGATGAAAATATGCAATTAGAGTTAAACAATATTCTACTGTATGACTTCGATGCCCAAGCAAGCAATGCCAACCAGAGCGTTTTGAATGTATATCGATATTTAGCCCGTAGTGCAGAATTTCAAATTATTTAA